GAAGCGAACGAAAACTACTCGACGCGGCGATGACCGCGCTCGCAGGACTCGAGGACGAGACGCCGGTCGATCGCTCGAGTCCGTAACGCTGGTCGCTGCGTCGACGGTGTCCGGAAAAGGAATCGGTCCGTTTTGTACCGATCGAGGCGTCAGCACGCCACAGATCGGCCCCGCAGAGTGGTGGACGGAAGGCATCGAACACCCGACCGCAGCTCGCGGCTCGCCACCCCGATGACGCTCGCTCGAGTGCGATCTGTGTGTGAATCGGTCCGACGGTTCCTTTCTCAGTTGCCCCCGCCTTGCATGAGCAGCTGGATCTCTTCGTCTTCGGCGAGCACCTCCGGGTCGCCGCTGTCGACGATCTCGCCGCGTTCGATGACGTACATCCGGTCGACGAGTTCGGGAACGTGGCTCGCGTTCGACTCCGCGAGCAACACGGAGATGTCCCGGTCGATGATCTCGTGGATGTAGGACTTGAGGTTCTCGACGACGACCGGGGCGAGCCCCTCGAGCGGTTCGTCGAGGATGAGCAGATCCGGCTGGAGCGCGAGCGCCCGACCGATCGCAGTCATCTTCCCCTGCCCGCCGCTTAAGTTCTGCACCTCGGCGTTTCGCCGGTGCTCGAGTTCGCTGAACAGCTCGAAGACGTCCTCGACGACGGCGTCTTCGTCCTCGATGCCGCGCGAGTCGCCGGCCGTCCAGATCGGTAGCCGGAAGTTCTCCTCGACGGTCATCCCCGTGAAGAGGTCCCGGTTCTCCGGCTGGTAGCCGATCCCGCGACGCGGGATGAGCTCCGGCCGGAGGTCGAGCAGTTCCTCGCCGCCGAGCCGGACCGACCCAGCCGAGACCGGCGTCAGTCCCATGATCGCCCGGAACGTGGACGTCTTTCCGGCGCCGTTGCGGCCGACGAGCGCGACCGCCTCACCCTCGTTGACGGTGAGGTCGATCCCGTGGGTGACCTCGAATCCCTGGACGACCGCGTGGAGGTCCGACACCTCAAGCAACGGGTCGCTCATTCGGTCACCCCCAGCAGGACGCGGCGGAGTTCGTCGTCGGTCTCGAGCAGGGTAGGGTCGCCCTCGCGGAAGACGCTTCCGTCGACGAGTACGACGAGTCGGTCGGCGTACGCCTTCACGAGATCCATGTCGTGTTCGATAGTGACGGTCGTGACGTCGTTCGCCTCGCTCGCCTCGACGATGGTCTCGATGACGTACTCTTTCTCCCGGGTGGCGACGCCCGAGGTCGGCTCGTCGAGCAGCAGGTACGTCGGGTCGAGCCCGAACGACATCGCCACGTCGAGCAGCTTGCGGTCGCCGTGTGGGAGCGTCTCTGCGACCTCGTGCTGGATCTCCTCGAGCCGGAACTGCTCGAGCAGGCCGTCGATCGTTTCCTCAACCTCCTCGTGCTGGTCGTCGCGTGAGCGCATACTCAACAGTTTGTCGTGCCGGGAGAGGACGGCCACGCGAACGTTCTCGCGGACGGTCATCTCCTCGAAGACGTGGACGATCTGGAAGCTCCTGACGAGCCCCTCGTTGACCCGCCGCTCCGGGTCGACGTCCGTGATGTCGCGCTCGACCGTCGTCCCGTCGCCATTTTCTTCGTGGACGACGACGGCGCCCTGGTCGGGGTCGAGTAGCCCCGTGAGGAGATTGACGAGCGTGGTCTTGCCGGCCCCGTTCGGGCCGACGATGAACACCTTCTCGCCCGGCGTCCGACCGAACTCGAGCGAGACGTCGTCGGTCGCGCGCAGTTCTCCGAACTCCTTCCGTAGCTTTCGTGCTTCGAGCATCTCATTTCACCCCGAAGATGAGGATTCTGACGGTGGTCGTGGCGCGAGTGACGCTTCGGTGGATCTTCGTGCGTATCGACCGGACGTCGTCGCCGAGGAGCCCGGGATCGGAGGCTCGTCGGCTGAGTCCCGCACCGACGTCGGGCAGCGAGCCCATGATACCTTTCGGCATGAAGAAGACGATCGCCAGCAGGACGATCCCGATGGGCGCATGGTAGTAGTTGAACGAGAAGCGCGTCGCCTCGAGCAAGTAGACGAGGATGACGCCGCCGACGAGCGGGCCGACGAGGGTGGTGAAGCCGCCGAGGATCGCCATGAACAGGATCTCACCGGAGACGAACACGTAGAGCGTCGGCTCGGGCTGGACGTGGAGACGCTGGAGCGCGTAGACGCCGCCGGCGAACGCGCCGTAGAGTCCGGAGATGATGAACGAGTACCAGACGTAGCGCTCGACCGGGATGCCGATGAACCGGGCGCGGGTGCGATCCTGGCCGATCGCGTCGAGCGCCCGCCCGAACGGCGAGTGGACGAGACGCCACATCAACAGCAGCATGACGAGCATGAGCACGATCGTCGTGTAGTACAGCACGAGATCGTAGCCCAGATCGGTCCAGGCGAGGCCGAACAGAGTCGGGTTGTCGCCGCCGACGCGGACCCCGAGCCCGTCGTTGTAGTTGAAGTAGGCGCTGCGGAAGACGGTCGCGAAGATCACCTGGTTGAACGCCAGCGTGAGCAGCGCGAAGTAGATGTCCACGTAGCCCGCCACGAAGTAGCCGATGACGACGGCGAGCAGGGTCCCGACGAGGACGGCTGCGAGGAGCAAGAGGAGCCCCTCCGAGACCTCGTAGTGAGCGGCCATCACGGCGACCGCGTACGCCCCGCCGCCGAAGAAGGCGGCGTGACCGAACGAGACGAGTTCGGTGTGGCGCAACAGCAGGTTCAGCCCGACGGCGGCCATCCCGAACAGGAGCCCTCTGAACAGCCGGCTCCACGAGAGGCCGACGATGCCGGCCAGAAACGGCAGGCCGAACAGGAGCACGACGCCGACGAGTGCGAGGACCGTCTGTCCGGGAGTCAGGGTGAGCCCGCGCGTGAACGGCACGCGAACGACGGTGTCGCCGTCGCGTTCCTCGAGCGGCGAGAGTCGGCTCATTCGATCTCACCCCACGTGCCGAACAGTCCTTCGGGTTTGACCAGCAGGATGAGCAACATCACCGCGAAGGGCGCGGCCAGTTCGACCGGCGGATACTGCCAGATCGCCCACCGGCTGAGCACGCCGACGATCAACGCGCCGACGAACGCACCCTTCAAACTCCCGAGTCCGCCGATGACGATGACGACGAACGACAGCACCAGCGGGTCGAGTCCCATCTCGAGGAACGCCGTCTGCGGCCCGATGCTGACCATCGCGCCGCCGAAGCCGGCGAAAAAGGCGCCCATCGCGAAGACGAGCGTGAAGGTGCGGTCGGTACTGACGCCGATGGCCGTCGCCATGTCGCGGTTGATCGCGGTCGCGCGGACGATTCGGCCGGTTCTCGACCGGTCGAAGAACCAGACGAGCCAGGCGAACACCGCCAGGCCGACGAGCATGGCGAGGATGTTGTAACTCGGGTAGCCAAAGCCGGCCAGTTCCGTGGTCGGGATTTCGTTGAGTCCACTGTACGTCCCCGCGTCGAGCGGCGTCGCCCCCCAGCCGAACTTCATCACGTCGATGAAGATCAACAGCAACGCGTAGGTCAACAGCAACTGGTAGACCTCCTCTCTGTCGTAGATCGGCCGCACGAACACCGTCTCGATGAGCGCGCCGACCGGCAACAGCACGGCAGCCGCGAGGAGTGCCGCGACCAAGACGACGACGCCGAACGTCACCGCCGAAACTGGGTCGTCCGGGCTGGCCACGAATCCGGTCGCGTAGCCGACGACGCTGAACACGACGAAGGCACCGAGGGCGTAGAGCTCTCCGTGTGCGAGGTTCAAGATCCCAAGCACGCCGAAGATGATCGTCAGTCCCGACGCGATCATGAACAGGATGAACCCGTACCAGAGACCGTTGAGCGTGTGAACGATGAACGAATCGACCATCGATCTCACCTTCCGTGCGTTCGTCCGGTCCGTTTCTCGTTTAGTACTGACTGGATCATATGTAAGTTTCGAATAACGTTGTCGGTCGATGGAACTACTCCCAGCCCTCGATCCACTCGAGTGAGACCTCACCCTGGGGCGGCGAGACGTCCTCAGGTGCGTAGACGTTCACGTCCTCGAGGACTGCGGCGTCGAGGTCGTCCGACCAGGCCAGTTCGCCGAAGTGGGCGTTCGAGTAACACTGGTGGTCGCCGGCCATCGTGTGGTAGCCGGCGGGCGTGTGGAAGCCGTGGCCGATGAGGATCTCCGCGAGTTCGTCCTGTTCGGGCCACCGGCCGAGGATTCGGACGGCCTTCTCCGCGGCCGTCGCCCACGCGGTAACTGCGCCGTAACCGCTCATGAAGTGTGCCGTCGGGACGGCGTCGTACTCGCTTTGAACCTCCTCGAAGAGGTCCGCCGCGGGCGTCCAGCGGTTGGTGCTCGGCTCGTCCCAGTAGAAGTTGCGTGAGCCCGACCGGATCGGGCCGTCGACGAGCCCCTCGCTCAGGTCGTTGGCCGAGCCATACAACACCGGCCCGACGACCAGTTCGACGTTGTCGAACATGTCGGCCCCGTGAGCCTGCTCGAGCAGGAGCGTCGCGTCGCCGCCCCAGCAGCTCGTAAAGAGGACGTCGGGTTCCTCGCTGTTGACCTGCTCGATGTGCGTCGACATGTCGTCGGTCCCCAGGTCGGGCTCGCCCTCGTAGACGACCTCCGCGCCCGCGAGCTGCTGGATTCCGGCCGAGAAGATCCGCTGTTCGTCGAATCCGAACGCGTAGCCAGGGTTGATCCCCGCGACCGTGTCGATCTCGTCGGCACCGAGCACCTCGACGGCTTCGACCGCCGCCGCGAGCGCTTCCATCACGTCGTGGTTCTGGAACCGGAACGAGTAGTCGTTCTGGTCCGGCGGGAAGCCGTCCTCGTGGTCCTCGTACAGCGTCGTCACCGTCCCGTCGGTCGCGACGTTGACGACGCCCTGGGAGTTGATCTCCGGGACCATCGCCTCGTGGTTCCCGCTCGAGATCGGCCCGAACGTCACGTCCTTACCGTCCTCGACGAACTGGACGTAGTTCTCGAGGGCCTCCTCGCCCTCCTCGACGATGTCGAGCTCGATCTGCCGCCCGGCGATGCCGCCGTTGTCGTTGATGCGGCGGACGGCCGTCTCCGCACCCATCTCCGCCTGGACGCCGAGTACCGCCGGTGCCCCCTCGAGGAACGTCTGCAGTCCGGCCTCGATCGGTTCGTCCGGAACCTCGGCGTCCTCGATGGCGTCGTCGTCGTCCTCGAGGAGATCTGCACAGCCCGCGAGTGCGACCGCGATGGCCGACCCCCCGACGAGTTTCAGCGCGTCTCTCCGGTCGATTCCTCCGCTGTCGTCAGTTACGTCCCTTCCCGCAGGTGATCCTGTGGTCATAGCTCGTCTGCACCCTCCAGTGGCTGATGCGCCATACTACATGATAGACAATCACTCACCATAGAGCCGAATGTGTACATGTTAATAGTGACGGTCGGCGGGCCGGTCACCGCTTCGACAACCAGGTGTGCAACGGGTCGCCACGCAGTGGGCAGATACACGCTCGCACACGACAAAACTCCCCAGACGGGCCCGTTCGCGTCCGACTCCGGACGGACAATTCGTCGGTCGAAAACGACTTACCAGAACGGATACGGTTGTCTGACATACGTTTATGTGTTCGGACAGACCGTTAGCAGGTATGACGAAAAATCGCGTCGAGCAACTCGAGTCGACCGTCGCCGAACTCGAGTCGACGATCGAAGGGCTCACCGACGAACTCGTCGAGGCGAAAGAACGGATCCGGATCCTCGAGGCCGAACTGGACACGGAGACGCCGACGCGCGTCCCCGAGCGACGGAGCCACGAAGCAGAGGAGGCAGCGCCCGACGAAGTCGAAGCGGCTGCGGCCGAAGCCGAAGACGAACCGGAGGACGAAACGGAAGACTCAGGTACTGACGAAATTATCGTCGCGTAACGGACGGCGTCCCGGTGCAATCGTGAGACGACGCAGCGTTACGGAGGGCTCGAGAAGGAGATGCACATCAAGGCACTCGTCTTAGACGGCTTCAAGAGCTTCGGCCGCAAGACGCACATCCCGTTTTACGAAGATTTCACCGTCGTGACCGGCCCGAACGGCTCGGGGAAGTCGAACATCATCGACGCCGTCCTCTTCGCGCTCGGACTCGCACGCACCCGTGGAATTCGCGCCGAGAAGCTGACCGACCTCATCTACAACCCCGGCCACGAAGACGGCGACCGATCCGGCGGCCCGCGCGAGGCGACCGTCGAGGTCGCACTCGACAATTCAGACGGCACGCTCACGCGGTCGCAGGTCGCGAGCGCCGCGGGAACCGACGACGTCGGCGACGTCGAGGAGATCACCATCCGTCGGCGAGTCAAACAGACCGCCGACAACTACTACTCATACTACTACCTCAACGGCCGGTCGGTGAACCTCTCTGACATCCAGGACCTGCTCGCGCAGGCGGGCGTCACCCCCGAGGGGTACAACGTCGTCATGCAGGGCGACGTCACCGAGATCATCAACATGACGCCACACGCCCGCCGGGGGATCATCGACGAGATCGCCGGCGTCGCCGAGTTCGACGCGAAAAAGGAAGACGCCTTCGCGGAACTCGAGGTCGTCGAGGATCGCATCGACGAGGCGCAACTGCGAATCGACGAGAAACGCGACCGACTCGCCCAGCTCGAGGACGAGCGCCAGACGGCCCTGCGCTATCGCCGGCTCCGCCGCGAGAAAGAGGAGTACGAGGGCTACCTCAAAGCGAGCGAACTCGAGGAGAAACGCGAAGAGCGTTCCCGCGTCGAGGACCGAGTCGACCGGCTCGAAGAGGAACTGGCCGACCTCCAGCGCGAACTCGACGAACGCCAGGGGAGAGTCGTGCGTCTCGAGGAGGACCTCGAAGATCTGAACGCCGAGATCGAGCGCACCGGCGAGGACGAACAGCTCCGGATCAAACGCGAGATCGAGGAGGTCAAAGGCGAGCGCTCACGACTCGAGGATCGTATCGAGGCGACCGAAGAGCGGATCGAGGAAGCCGAAGACAAGCGCCGGGAAGCGTTCGTCCAGATCGACCGCAAGCAAGAGCGGGTCGAAGAACTCGAGGCCGAGATGCGCGAACTCAAACTCGAGAAGGCCTCGGTCAAAGTCGAGGTTACAGAACGCGAGGAGACCGTCGCCGAACTCGAGCGCGAACTGGAGGCCGTCGACACCGAGTACGACGAGGTGAAAGCCGACCTCGCCCGCCTGAAAGACGACCTCGAGAAAGCGAAGACCGAGAAGAACGACCGCCAGCGCGAGCAGGATCGGCTGCTCGACGAGGCTCGCCGTCGATCGAACGCCATCGCCGAGGCGGAGGCGACGATCGAGGACAAGCGCGAGTCGCTACCCGACCTCGAGCAGCGACGGTCGGACCTCGAGCGGGAACTCGAGAAGGCCGAACGCAACCGCGAGAGCATCGCGGGCGTCGTCGAGGATCTCCGGTCGGAGAAGCGCCAGCTCCAGGACGAACTCGACGAACTCGACGACGAACTCCAGGCCAAACAGGCGGAGTACGCCGAACTCGAGGCCAACGCCGGGGAGAGCGGCGACTCCTCGTTCGGTCGCGCGGTGACGACGATTCTGAACGCGGGCATCAGCGGCGTCCACGGAGCCGTCGCGCAGCTCGGCTCGGTGTCGGGGGAGTACGCCGTCGCCTGTGAGACCGCCGCCGGTGGCCGACTCGCGAACGTCGTCGTCGACGACGACGTGATCGGCCAGCAGTGTATCGAGCACCTCAAGTCGCGCAACGCGGGCCGAGCGACGTTCCTCCCGATCACGAAGATGCGCGAACGCCGGCTCCCGAACGCGCCGACCGATCCGGGCGTCGTCGGCTTCGCCTTCGACCTCGTCGAGTTCGATCCCGAGTACGCGGGCGTCTTCTCGTACGTCCTCGGGGACACGTTAGTCGTCGAGGACATCGAGACGGCCCGGTCGTACATGGGCGACTATCGGATGGTCACCCTCGACGGCGACCTCGTCGAGAAAAGCGGCGCGATGACCGGCGGCTCCCGGAAGGGGTCGCGCTACTCGTTTACCCAGAGCGGCGAGGGGCAACTCGAGCGCGTCGCCAAACAGATCACCGAGTTACAGGATCGCCGCGAGTCGATCCGGGCAGAACAGCGCGACGTCGAATCGCGCCTCGACGACGCCCGTGACCGCCAGACCGACGCGGCGGACGAGGTCCGCTCGATCGAGGGCGAACTCGAGACCCTCGCGGAAAAACGCGAACGGATCGAAGCCGAGATCGACTCCCTCGAGGGCGACCTCGAGGAGCTGCGCGGCGAACGCGAGTCGGTCGACGAGCGGATGACCGACATCTCCGAGGAGATCGAGACGAAGACCGCCGAAATCGAGGAGATCGACGCCGAGATCGGCGACCTCGAACGTGAACTCGCCGACTCGAAGATCCCGGAGCTCACCGCGAAGATCGAAGACGTCGAGGCCGAGATCGACGAGCGCGAGGATAAACTCGACGCCTTCGACGCGAAGCTGAACGAACTCGGACTCGAGAAAGGCTACGCCGAGGACGCCGTTTCCGAGCTCCACGACGAGATCGAGACGGCACAGAACCGCAAGGCAGAACTCGAGGGGCGGATCGACGACTTCGAGGCGGCGATCGAGGAGAAACGGGAGCTGCTCGAGGAGAAACGCGACCTCGTCGAGGAGCTCGAGGCGGAACTCGCGGAGCTGAAAGCCGAACGGGTCGACCTCAGAGAGACGCTCACGGAGGTACGCACGGCTCGCGACCAGCAACGCGATCGAGTGAACGCCGCCGAGAGCAAACTCGAGTCGGCCCGCGAACGCGTCGAGAGCCTCGCGTGGGAGATCGAGGCGCTCGAGGAGGAGGTCGGTGAGTACGACCCCGAGGAGATTCCCGACCACGAGACGGTCGTCGAGATGGTCGAGCTGCTCGAGGCCGACATGGCGGCGCTCGAGCCGGTGAACATGCTGGCGATCGACGAGTACGACGACGTCCGCGAGGAACTCGAGGAGTTCGAAGAGGGGAAGGCGACGTTGGTCGAGGAGGCGACGGGCATCCGTGAGCGGATCGAACGCTACGAGAGTCAGAAGAAGGCGACGTTCATGGACGCCTACGAGGAGATCGACGCCCACTTCACGGAGATCTTCGAGAAGCTCTCGGAGGGGACCGGTAGCCTTCACCTGGAAGACGAAGCGGACCCGTTCGAGGGTGGGCTGACGATGAAAGCCCAGCCGGGTGATAAGCCCATCCAGCGCCTGGACGCGATGTCCGGCGGCGAGAAGTCGCTGACGGCGCTCGCCTTTATCTTCGCGATCCAGCGACACAATCCGGCTCCGTTCTACGCGCTCGACGAGGTCGACGCCTTCCTCGACGCGGTCAACGCCGAACGCGTCGGCTCGATGGTCGACGACCTCGCAGGCAACGCTCAGTTCGTCGTCGTCTCGCATCGCTCGGCGATGCTCGAGCGGTCCGAACGGGCGATCGGGGTGACGATGCAGGGCGACAACGTCTCCGCTGTGACGGGAATCGACCTGCGCGACGAGGGGGTGCCGGCGGATGACTGACGGGGAGCCCGAGGCAACGCGGGCCTCGAACCACTCGAGCGGTGAACGGAGTGAACCGCGAGAGGACATCCCGCTGACCATCGCCGGTCACGAGGACCGTGAGCCGCCGGGAGCCAGTGAGGGAACGACCCTCGAGTTCGACGACGGGACCGAGGAGTCGGCGGTCGAACCCGCCACCGACGACGAAGACGTCGAACCCGTCGAACTCCTCGTCCAGCTGGCCAAAGACGGCGAGATCGATCCCTGGGACATCGACGTCGTCCGGGTGACGGATAAGTTCCTCGAGGCGCTCGACGATGCCGACCTCCGAACCTCAGGCCGGGCGCTGTTCTACGCGAGCGTCCTCCTGCGGATGAAAAGCGACGAGCTGTTCGCCGTCGACGAACCCGAGGAGGAGGAGCTCCCGCCGTGGGAGGCTCCGTTCGCCGACGACCCCGACGCCGACGTCGAGCCGGGCTTCGATCCCATCGAGAGCCTCGAGGCCGAGATGGATCGCCGACTCGAGCGCAAACACGCTCGCGGGAAGCCCGAGACGCTCGACGAACTCGTTCGAGAGCTGCGC
This portion of the Natronobeatus ordinarius genome encodes:
- a CDS encoding ABC transporter ATP-binding protein, which translates into the protein MSDPLLEVSDLHAVVQGFEVTHGIDLTVNEGEAVALVGRNGAGKTSTFRAIMGLTPVSAGSVRLGGEELLDLRPELIPRRGIGYQPENRDLFTGMTVEENFRLPIWTAGDSRGIEDEDAVVEDVFELFSELEHRRNAEVQNLSGGQGKMTAIGRALALQPDLLILDEPLEGLAPVVVENLKSYIHEIIDRDISVLLAESNASHVPELVDRMYVIERGEIVDSGDPEVLAEDEEIQLLMQGGGN
- a CDS encoding ABC transporter ATP-binding protein translates to MLEARKLRKEFGELRATDDVSLEFGRTPGEKVFIVGPNGAGKTTLVNLLTGLLDPDQGAVVVHEENGDGTTVERDITDVDPERRVNEGLVRSFQIVHVFEEMTVRENVRVAVLSRHDKLLSMRSRDDQHEEVEETIDGLLEQFRLEEIQHEVAETLPHGDRKLLDVAMSFGLDPTYLLLDEPTSGVATREKEYVIETIVEASEANDVTTVTIEHDMDLVKAYADRLVVLVDGSVFREGDPTLLETDDELRRVLLGVTE
- a CDS encoding branched-chain amino acid ABC transporter permease, with amino-acid sequence MSRLSPLEERDGDTVVRVPFTRGLTLTPGQTVLALVGVVLLFGLPFLAGIVGLSWSRLFRGLLFGMAAVGLNLLLRHTELVSFGHAAFFGGGAYAVAVMAAHYEVSEGLLLLLAAVLVGTLLAVVIGYFVAGYVDIYFALLTLAFNQVIFATVFRSAYFNYNDGLGVRVGGDNPTLFGLAWTDLGYDLVLYYTTIVLMLVMLLLMWRLVHSPFGRALDAIGQDRTRARFIGIPVERYVWYSFIISGLYGAFAGGVYALQRLHVQPEPTLYVFVSGEILFMAILGGFTTLVGPLVGGVILVYLLEATRFSFNYYHAPIGIVLLAIVFFMPKGIMGSLPDVGAGLSRRASDPGLLGDDVRSIRTKIHRSVTRATTTVRILIFGVK
- a CDS encoding branched-chain amino acid ABC transporter permease; protein product: MVDSFIVHTLNGLWYGFILFMIASGLTIIFGVLGILNLAHGELYALGAFVVFSVVGYATGFVASPDDPVSAVTFGVVVLVAALLAAAVLLPVGALIETVFVRPIYDREEVYQLLLTYALLLIFIDVMKFGWGATPLDAGTYSGLNEIPTTELAGFGYPSYNILAMLVGLAVFAWLVWFFDRSRTGRIVRATAINRDMATAIGVSTDRTFTLVFAMGAFFAGFGGAMVSIGPQTAFLEMGLDPLVLSFVVIVIGGLGSLKGAFVGALIVGVLSRWAIWQYPPVELAAPFAVMLLILLVKPEGLFGTWGEIE
- a CDS encoding ABC transporter substrate-binding protein, translated to MTTGSPAGRDVTDDSGGIDRRDALKLVGGSAIAVALAGCADLLEDDDDAIEDAEVPDEPIEAGLQTFLEGAPAVLGVQAEMGAETAVRRINDNGGIAGRQIELDIVEEGEEALENYVQFVEDGKDVTFGPISSGNHEAMVPEINSQGVVNVATDGTVTTLYEDHEDGFPPDQNDYSFRFQNHDVMEALAAAVEAVEVLGADEIDTVAGINPGYAFGFDEQRIFSAGIQQLAGAEVVYEGEPDLGTDDMSTHIEQVNSEEPDVLFTSCWGGDATLLLEQAHGADMFDNVELVVGPVLYGSANDLSEGLVDGPIRSGSRNFYWDEPSTNRWTPAADLFEEVQSEYDAVPTAHFMSGYGAVTAWATAAEKAVRILGRWPEQDELAEILIGHGFHTPAGYHTMAGDHQCYSNAHFGELAWSDDLDAAVLEDVNVYAPEDVSPPQGEVSLEWIEGWE
- a CDS encoding DUF7518 family protein is translated as MTKNRVEQLESTVAELESTIEGLTDELVEAKERIRILEAELDTETPTRVPERRSHEAEEAAPDEVEAAAAEAEDEPEDETEDSGTDEIIVA
- the smc gene encoding chromosome segregation protein SMC, which codes for MHIKALVLDGFKSFGRKTHIPFYEDFTVVTGPNGSGKSNIIDAVLFALGLARTRGIRAEKLTDLIYNPGHEDGDRSGGPREATVEVALDNSDGTLTRSQVASAAGTDDVGDVEEITIRRRVKQTADNYYSYYYLNGRSVNLSDIQDLLAQAGVTPEGYNVVMQGDVTEIINMTPHARRGIIDEIAGVAEFDAKKEDAFAELEVVEDRIDEAQLRIDEKRDRLAQLEDERQTALRYRRLRREKEEYEGYLKASELEEKREERSRVEDRVDRLEEELADLQRELDERQGRVVRLEEDLEDLNAEIERTGEDEQLRIKREIEEVKGERSRLEDRIEATEERIEEAEDKRREAFVQIDRKQERVEELEAEMRELKLEKASVKVEVTEREETVAELERELEAVDTEYDEVKADLARLKDDLEKAKTEKNDRQREQDRLLDEARRRSNAIAEAEATIEDKRESLPDLEQRRSDLERELEKAERNRESIAGVVEDLRSEKRQLQDELDELDDELQAKQAEYAELEANAGESGDSSFGRAVTTILNAGISGVHGAVAQLGSVSGEYAVACETAAGGRLANVVVDDDVIGQQCIEHLKSRNAGRATFLPITKMRERRLPNAPTDPGVVGFAFDLVEFDPEYAGVFSYVLGDTLVVEDIETARSYMGDYRMVTLDGDLVEKSGAMTGGSRKGSRYSFTQSGEGQLERVAKQITELQDRRESIRAEQRDVESRLDDARDRQTDAADEVRSIEGELETLAEKRERIEAEIDSLEGDLEELRGERESVDERMTDISEEIETKTAEIEEIDAEIGDLERELADSKIPELTAKIEDVEAEIDEREDKLDAFDAKLNELGLEKGYAEDAVSELHDEIETAQNRKAELEGRIDDFEAAIEEKRELLEEKRDLVEELEAELAELKAERVDLRETLTEVRTARDQQRDRVNAAESKLESARERVESLAWEIEALEEEVGEYDPEEIPDHETVVEMVELLEADMAALEPVNMLAIDEYDDVREELEEFEEGKATLVEEATGIRERIERYESQKKATFMDAYEEIDAHFTEIFEKLSEGTGSLHLEDEADPFEGGLTMKAQPGDKPIQRLDAMSGGEKSLTALAFIFAIQRHNPAPFYALDEVDAFLDAVNAERVGSMVDDLAGNAQFVVVSHRSAMLERSERAIGVTMQGDNVSAVTGIDLRDEGVPADD
- a CDS encoding segregation and condensation protein A; the protein is MTDGEPEATRASNHSSGERSEPREDIPLTIAGHEDREPPGASEGTTLEFDDGTEESAVEPATDDEDVEPVELLVQLAKDGEIDPWDIDVVRVTDKFLEALDDADLRTSGRALFYASVLLRMKSDELFAVDEPEEEELPPWEAPFADDPDADVEPGFDPIESLEAEMDRRLERKHARGKPETLDELVRELREAERGTWWKESRSYDTSDSPSGWRRGTQELSYHSADDFRVDDEPTADDVTHTAHGEDIETVIDDVEAELAVHYENGREEVLFAEIDDVGGSRVMTYLALLFLAHRSRLELEQDDLFGDLWIQQPTLEAEPSEAIAD